The Clostridium sp. DL-VIII DNA window ACATTATTATATGTAAAGGAAGATTTTACTGCTTCAAATAAAAAGGTACTTAATATGAAAGAAGTATGGAGTATGCTTCCTAACGCTAGTTTAGTACTGATAATGTTTTTAACAGCTTTTATTTTACAATTAGCATTTTATTCAATAGAGCCAATCATTACTGTATATGTATATCAGTTATCGGATAGCATGTCACATTTAGCTTTAATTTCTGGACTAGCTTTTTCAGCCTCAGGAATAGCCAATATACTTGTAGCTCCAAAGCTTGGTAAAATTTCAGATGAGATTGGCCCTCAAAAAGTTATGTTTGTAGCACTTATAGTAGCAGGTGTTGTATTTATACCTCAAGCATTTGTTAAAACTCCTTGGGAGCTTATGGGGTTAAGGTTTATATTAGGGCTTGCAGCAGGAGGTTTATTGCCATCAGTTAATATATTAGTAAAAAAGATTGTCCCACAAGAGATAACAGGAAGAGTTTTTGGACTTAGTATATCTGCACAGTATTTAGGGACATTTTTAGGTTCGGTATTAGGTGGACAAATAGCTGCTGATTTTGGAATTAGATATGTATTTTTTGTTACAAGTAGCTTGTTGTTTATAAATGGATTTATAGTATATAAAAAGGTATATGGACAAAATATATTAAAGTTATCACATGCTTAATAAATGAAAAATTAATAGTTATATAGGAAAGGTAACTTTGCTTACCTTGTACTCATTATTTTGGTTGAGTTCAAAGACACCAATCCAAAATGGAGTAGCAAAAAGAACAGTTAATTTGATTTTAGATATCATAGTTAATCCTCCTGTATGTGTATAAATTCACAGAGAATGGACAACCCCAGGAGGGCAGGTTACTGCTATATTAAATTTGAAATATATATATAGGTTCTGACTACCAACAGAAACTGTGTTTTTATCTCTTATGAATAATTGTAACAAAGAACAATATTAATGCAAATAATATGTTTATAAGAAGAGCGGGTAATTTTATGACAAAATTGATTTAATATACTTAAAATCATAGGATTTGCATGAATTTTAATTAATATCTATATATTTAATTACAGAAAAGTTTTAAATATACAGTATTTAAAAAGTCATCATCACTTACATTATTGAAGTGATTTCTTATTCTAATAACTTTATCATTGGAAACTAAGATAAACCATTTATTTTTACTGCTTGAATAAACTACGATATTTTTAGGTAAATTAGTATCAATTTTGACGAAGTTATAAGATATACTATTTAACCAATTTAATAATCTGTTCTCATAAAATTTGACAACCAGTGGATATTTACTTTCAAGAAGCATATAGTTAAAATAATTATCCTTATTACCACAGGAATAGTCAATTCTAGTAGCTAAAATACTACTAGTGCAGTCAATATCAGGTGACTTATCTACGATTTCTGTATTTATAAAATCATCAATTGTTAAATTCACGTTTGAATAAGATATACTATTGTAGTTACTATTATTATATACGTTTGAAAGAATCGCTCTTGTAGTAAGAGAAATTATTAATAAAATAGATATAAGTATAATAAATGCATTTGTTATTAGTCTTGTATTTTTGGAATATCTAGTTTTATTTATAAATTTTTTAATAAATGGATATATTATAATAAAAGCAGTTAGTATTGCAAAAATTATAAAGTTCAATTTTCGCTTTTGATAATCAGCTGAAAGTGTAAACAATAGTATTCCTAGTATTGAAAATAAAGAGAAAATAATTAGAAATGCATTTTTTCTTTTTAATACCTTATAAGTATTATAAGGCATATAATCATCTTCTTTTAATTTCAATTTTGCCCGTATTGCCCAAGTAGAAAAATTAATAAGTTTAATTATATCTACGAATATAAGGAGTATTGTTATAAATAATATGAATATTGAAAGGTTTGAGGATAACAAGTATTCTGTGTTAGATGATAATTGTAATGAAGCATTAAATATAAGCATAATAGTTATAAATAATTCATTAAGTCTTCCACGTAATGAAGCTTTAAAAACAAGTTTGAACTTTTCGGTTTCATCAGTATGTATTGATACAATCTCGGTATTTTCTTCTGAATAGAACACTTGAATTTCGTTTGCTTGGCATATGAAATTCCATCCGGCAGCACTGCAATATTCTCGATATTCTAAAAGTTCATCGGATTTTTTTGAATCAAAAGATGAACTTTTACCAATAACATCTACTGAATATTTAATTTTTTGTGGTTTGATTTTCTTAAATTTAAAAAAGGGACCTTTGATTCCAGTTAAGAGCCAGCCATCTTCAGCCATGTTTTCAAGGTATTCCTCTACAGCAGTGCACTCATAAGGTGAGTAAAATAAAAAAGTTATTTTTATATTATTAAATATCATGTTTTTCCTCCATATATAAAGAACCATCTTTTATCAAAGTATTGAGTCTTGAATATTCATCTAGTAATATCTGCTTACCCTTATCTGTTATTATATAGCTGCGTTTTCTGCCTTGTACTTCGGTTTCTCTTATAATTTTCTCTTTTTCAAATTTACCAAGAAGGGTATACAAGGTTCCTGGACCAACTTTCACACGGCCTTTTGATATTTCTGAAACTGCATCCATAATATCAACGCCACAGCGTTCAATGAGCAAAGATATCAGTATGTAATACATTGGTTCAGTAAGGTTTTGGAACTGTTCTCGCGCCATTTGTTGTCACTCCTTTAATATCGAGTATCGATATTTATAAATTTATAGTAATATCGATACTCGATATTGTCAACAATATTTTTCATATATTATCCAAATACTTAAGCTTTTTAAGATACTAAAGTTTTGCAATGTTATCAAGAGATAATACTATTAGAATATATTGAAACACAAAAAATAATATTGATTTCTATAACAGAAGACATTTTGAAAATTGAATTTGAAAATCATTTATTTACTTATCTATAGTGGTACAATTAGATATAGGGAATTAAAGGAATTATCTACAAGATGCTAAGTTCACAATTAAAAACACTAGAAAATAACGATATAGTATCATTATGAAATATGCAAAACAATTCAATAAATAGTAATTTCATTTACAGGTTATGTATTGATATTTCTGGCAAGACAAAACATAACACAAAAAATCGGGAATAACTGCTTGAAAAGAGATAAGATATATGTACAGACAGGGGGGATGATTATGAGATGGATTGAAGGAATCGGTGAAGCTATAAGTTATATTGAGGATAATATCACTGAAGAAATCACAATAAAAAATATTGCGGAGAAAGCATATATGTCGACCTTCTATTTTCAAAAGGGCTTTGCAATGCTTTGTGGTTTTACGGTTGGAGAGTATATCAGACAACGTAGGCTTACTCTTGCCGGCAGTGAGCTTGTTTCTAATGATGAAAAAATCATTGATATTGCACTGAAATATGGCTATGCTTCACCAGATAGTTTCACAAAAGCTTTTACTCGATTTCATGGTGTGACACCTACTGCTGTTCGAAAAGATGGAGCAATGATTAAATCGTTTGCTCCGCTGAAAATTAAGTTTTTATTGGAAGGCGGTTATATTATGGATTACAAAATTGTTGAAAAAGACTCGTTTACTGTCATGGGTGTATCAAAGGTATTTAAATATGATAAGGCAACTACAGAAATTCCACCGTTTTGGACAGAGTATTATGCAATGGGAAAAGAGAAAATTGTATGTGGAATGTACGGAATAAGCATAGATGAGAGCATGGGTTCAGATGAGTTTGAATATTTGATTGCAGACAATTATGATCCGTCCATGGAAATACCAAATGATTTTGTTACAAAGATTATTCCTAAATTCACTTGGGCTGTTTTTGCTTGCAAGGGTGCAATGCCAAAATCTCTGCAAGATATGAATAAAAAAATATTCTCAGAATGGCTGCCTAATTGCAAGGATTATGAAATTGCAGCAGGTTATAACATTGAAACGTATACTAATGCAGCTGACTATCCAAAAGGTATTCAAGATGAAAACTACTACAGTGAAATTTGGATTCCTGTTAGGAAAAAATAACTACGTATTAGGAAAAAATAACTACGTAAAAGAGTATAATTGGGAGTTTATCAAATTCCCAATTTGAAAAGCTTACGTAGAATAATTTTAAATCCAGTTCTGTTGATCTTTTATAAATAATTAATCATTAAAAATAAATATAATTAAAATATCATATTATTCAGTGTAGCAATGAATAATATGATATTTTTATGCAAATAGGGAATCCATAGAAGATTCCCTATTACCAGTCTAATCCTTTTTGTAGGTTTTCTTATTATGTTTTGTTTTGCCGTTATTCGCTTTC harbors:
- a CDS encoding multidrug efflux MFS transporter yields the protein MYNWKRNLIFCWFGMFVTMVGISQIAPVLPLYIKGLGVTDTTLIEKFSGIAFGATFIVSAVFSPIWGKLADKVGRKPMLLRASLGMAIVIFCMGYVTNVYELIALRFLQGIISGYGTACTTLIATQTDKENAGFALGTLSTASIAGSLLGPLIGGYLDDTLGMRSVFIITSFLLIIAFVTTLLYVKEDFTASNKKVLNMKEVWSMLPNASLVLIMFLTAFILQLAFYSIEPIITVYVYQLSDSMSHLALISGLAFSASGIANILVAPKLGKISDEIGPQKVMFVALIVAGVVFIPQAFVKTPWELMGLRFILGLAAGGLLPSVNILVKKIVPQEITGRVFGLSISAQYLGTFLGSVLGGQIAADFGIRYVFFVTSSLLFINGFIVYKKVYGQNILKLSHA
- a CDS encoding DUF2812 domain-containing protein, which gives rise to MIFNNIKITFLFYSPYECTAVEEYLENMAEDGWLLTGIKGPFFKFKKIKPQKIKYSVDVIGKSSSFDSKKSDELLEYREYCSAAGWNFICQANEIQVFYSEENTEIVSIHTDETEKFKLVFKASLRGRLNELFITIMLIFNASLQLSSNTEYLLSSNLSIFILFITILLIFVDIIKLINFSTWAIRAKLKLKEDDYMPYNTYKVLKRKNAFLIIFSLFSILGILLFTLSADYQKRKLNFIIFAILTAFIIIYPFIKKFINKTRYSKNTRLITNAFIILISILLIISLTTRAILSNVYNNSNYNSISYSNVNLTIDDFINTEIVDKSPDIDCTSSILATRIDYSCGNKDNYFNYMLLESKYPLVVKFYENRLLNWLNSISYNFVKIDTNLPKNIVVYSSSKNKWFILVSNDKVIRIRNHFNNVSDDDFLNTVYLKLFCN
- a CDS encoding helix-turn-helix transcriptional regulator; this translates as MAREQFQNLTEPMYYILISLLIERCGVDIMDAVSEISKGRVKVGPGTLYTLLGKFEKEKIIRETEVQGRKRSYIITDKGKQILLDEYSRLNTLIKDGSLYMEEKHDI
- a CDS encoding AraC family transcriptional regulator — translated: MRWIEGIGEAISYIEDNITEEITIKNIAEKAYMSTFYFQKGFAMLCGFTVGEYIRQRRLTLAGSELVSNDEKIIDIALKYGYASPDSFTKAFTRFHGVTPTAVRKDGAMIKSFAPLKIKFLLEGGYIMDYKIVEKDSFTVMGVSKVFKYDKATTEIPPFWTEYYAMGKEKIVCGMYGISIDESMGSDEFEYLIADNYDPSMEIPNDFVTKIIPKFTWAVFACKGAMPKSLQDMNKKIFSEWLPNCKDYEIAAGYNIETYTNAADYPKGIQDENYYSEIWIPVRKK